The stretch of DNA AAATCCTGCACATTTTCAATGCCCACAGACAACCGCAAAACGCTAGGCGTAATTCCATTCTTCTCCAAAATATCCTTGGGCACATCCGCGTGAGTCTGAGTAATCGGGTAAGTAATCAGCGATTCCACACCGCCAAGGCTTTCTGCAAACTGAATCAACTTCACATTTTCCAAAATATAAAGTGCAAGTTCTCGGGACTCCACCTCGAAAGTAATCATGCTGCCAAAACCAGACGCTTCTTCCTTCAAGATATCGTGACCCGGATAGTCTTCAAAGCCCGGGTAATAAACCTTTTTCACATGCTTATTGTTGCGGAGCCACTTGGCGATTTCCAAAGCGTTTGCGGCCTGACGCTCCATGCGAATAGGCAAAGTCTTGATACCGCGAAGCAAAAGCCAGCTATCGAAAGGAGCAAGGCCCGAGCCCACCGTCTTGATAAGGAAGCGGAACTTTTCCGCAATATCCTGACGGTTCGTTGCAAGGAATCCGGCCAAGGTGTCGTTATGACCGGCCAGGAACTTGGTGCCGCTTTCAATGACAATGTCGGCGCCCAAATTCAGCGGCTGAGAAAAATAGGGAGAAAGGAAGGTGTTATCCACAATGCACAAAATGCCGTGAGTCTTGGCGATGCCAGCAATGCGACGCACCGACACAATGTTCATCATGGGGTTTGTAGGTGTTTCGAAATAGAGAGCTTTGGTGTTAGGCTTGATAAAACTTTCGATGT from Fibrobacter sp. UWR4 encodes:
- a CDS encoding PLP-dependent aspartate aminotransferase family protein, whose amino-acid sequence is MSLGIETRCIHGNLNRFDKDGTGSISFPIYQTATFAHRGVGKSTGFDYSRLQNPTREQLEKIVASLEGGVDALAYSSGMAAIAALFEIFEPGDNIIIDSDLYGGSIRLFDNVSKKNGLEITRVNFGTDDIESFIKPNTKALYFETPTNPMMNIVSVRRIAGIAKTHGILCIVDNTFLSPYFSQPLNLGADIVIESGTKFLAGHNDTLAGFLATNRQDIAEKFRFLIKTVGSGLAPFDSWLLLRGIKTLPIRMERQAANALEIAKWLRNNKHVKKVYYPGFEDYPGHDILKEEASGFGSMITFEVESRELALYILENVKLIQFAESLGGVESLITYPITQTHADVPKDILEKNGITPSVLRLSVGIENVQDLIKDFENAIIELHSGNDGAYV